In the Planctomycetia bacterium genome, one interval contains:
- the resA gene encoding thioredoxin, with translation MLLAAITGCGGPPRPHRAVGQPFPALRIRTLTGTKKPAPPLAGKVTLVNFWGPWCPPCRAELPGLARLAARLRDDPRFQFVAVASAAGPDDEAALAADVQRFLEKERLDIDAWAFADPLSSLPFTAGDIAGPLLEAFPTTYLVGTDGTVLHGWIGYRAGVESEIATAVARALRAGAAPVPPGP, from the coding sequence ATGCTGCTGGCGGCGATCACCGGCTGCGGCGGGCCACCCCGCCCCCATCGCGCAGTCGGCCAGCCCTTTCCAGCGCTGCGGATCCGCACGCTCACCGGCACGAAGAAGCCGGCTCCGCCGCTCGCCGGCAAGGTCACGCTCGTCAACTTCTGGGGGCCCTGGTGCCCCCCCTGCCGCGCGGAACTACCGGGCCTGGCCCGGCTCGCCGCCCGGCTGCGCGACGACCCGCGGTTCCAGTTCGTCGCCGTGGCGAGCGCGGCGGGGCCCGACGACGAGGCGGCGCTCGCCGCCGACGTGCAGCGGTTCCTCGAGAAGGAGCGGCTCGACATCGACGCCTGGGCGTTCGCCGATCCCTTGTCCAGCCTCCCCTTCACCGCCGGGGACATCGCGGGACCGCTCCTCGAGGCCTTTCCGACGACCTATCTTGTCGGTACCGACGGGACCGTGCTCCACGGCTGGATCGGCTACCGCGCAGGAGTCGAGTCCGAGATCGCCACCGCGGTCGCCAGGGCGCTTCGGGCTGGTGCCGCACCCGTACCGCCCGGACCATGA
- the panD gene encoding aspartate 1-decarboxylase translates to MMLCLLKSKIHRAVVTGASVEYEGSLTIAADLAERVGLRSYERILVGNMANGERFETYVILGPTGAGVIELNGATAHLGKPGDRLTIMSFTWIDAAAAADHRPAVIVLGPGNTVVR, encoded by the coding sequence ATGATGCTCTGCCTGCTCAAGTCGAAGATTCACCGTGCGGTCGTGACCGGCGCCTCGGTCGAGTACGAGGGGAGCCTGACGATCGCTGCCGATCTGGCGGAGCGGGTCGGGCTGCGGTCCTACGAGCGGATCCTCGTCGGCAACATGGCCAACGGCGAGCGGTTCGAGACCTACGTCATCCTCGGGCCTACCGGAGCGGGTGTCATCGAGCTCAATGGGGCCACGGCCCACCTCGGCAAGCCCGGTGACCGACTGACGATCATGTCGTTCACCTGGATCGACGCGGCCGCGGCCGCGGATCACCGCCCGGCCGTGATCGTGCTCGGCCCCGGCAACACCGTCGTGCGCTGA
- the clpC gene encoding ATP-dependent Clp protease ATP-binding protein, with translation MYERFTDRARKVMQLANQEAQRFNHEYIGTEHVLLGLIKEGSGVAANVLKNLDIDLRKIRMEVEKLVQSGPDMVTMGKLPQTPRAKKVIEYSMEEARNLNHNYVGTEHILLGLLREQEGVAAQVLMNLGLKLEDVREEVLNLLGHGMEEGGERAGMGGRQPAGAGAGGESAPKGGKSKTPALDSFGRDLTELARQGKLDPVIGREKEIERAIQILCRRTKNNPVLLGEAGVGKTAIVEGFAQRVVDGNVPELLADRRIVVLDLAMMVAGTKYRGQFEERIKAVMNEVRRAKNTILFIDELHTLVGAGGAEGAIDASNVLKPALARGEIQCIGATTLDEYRKYIEKDSALDRRFQIIMIEPATKEEAVEILKGLRDRYESHHRVSISDAALEAAVDLSSRYITGRCLPDKAIDVIDEAGARVRLKAMTKPPDLKEIDEEVERLNKEKEEAVANQDFEKAAALRDQADKLKKKKQSMTRDWRDKSREADGVVDEEVVAEVVSRMTGIPLTRMSTEDQQRLMGMEGELHKKVIGQDAAIRSISKAVRRSRSGLKDPKRPIGSFVFAGPTGVGKTLLAKALAQFMFGDADALIQIDMSEYMEKHNVSRLIGAPPGYVGFEEGGQLTEKIRRRPYAVVLLDEIEKAHPDVFNMLLQVMEEGRLTDSFGRNVDFRNTIIIMTTNAGAEAIKNESAFGFQKPDGDASYDSMKGRVNERIEKVFRPEFLNRLDDVIVFHHLTVEDLKQVIDIELAKVRERLGERGLKLELTDEAKKLLIKKGSDTDFGARPLRRALENFIEDPVSEELLKGEFAGKDTIQVDCVEVAGKKQLVFKGLVTAEPVAAAGPEAASS, from the coding sequence ATGTACGAGCGATTCACGGACCGCGCCCGCAAGGTGATGCAGCTGGCCAACCAAGAGGCCCAGCGTTTCAACCACGAGTACATCGGCACCGAGCACGTTCTCCTCGGCCTCATCAAGGAGGGAAGCGGCGTCGCCGCCAACGTCCTCAAGAACCTCGACATCGACCTGCGCAAGATCCGCATGGAGGTCGAGAAGCTCGTGCAGAGCGGCCCCGACATGGTCACGATGGGCAAGCTGCCGCAGACGCCCCGGGCCAAGAAGGTCATCGAGTACTCGATGGAGGAAGCCCGCAACCTCAACCACAACTACGTCGGCACCGAGCACATCCTCCTCGGCCTGCTCCGCGAGCAGGAGGGAGTGGCCGCCCAGGTGCTGATGAACCTCGGCCTCAAGCTCGAGGACGTGCGCGAGGAGGTGCTCAACCTCCTCGGCCACGGCATGGAGGAGGGAGGCGAGCGGGCCGGCATGGGGGGCCGCCAGCCGGCCGGCGCAGGCGCGGGCGGCGAGTCCGCGCCCAAGGGGGGCAAGAGCAAGACCCCGGCCCTCGACAGTTTCGGCCGCGACCTCACCGAGCTCGCCCGGCAAGGGAAGCTCGACCCGGTCATCGGCCGTGAGAAGGAGATCGAGCGGGCGATCCAGATCCTCTGCCGGCGCACGAAGAACAACCCCGTGCTCCTCGGCGAGGCGGGGGTCGGCAAGACGGCGATCGTCGAGGGCTTCGCGCAGCGGGTCGTGGACGGCAACGTCCCCGAGCTCCTCGCCGACCGGCGGATCGTCGTCCTCGACCTGGCCATGATGGTGGCTGGCACCAAGTACCGCGGGCAGTTCGAGGAGCGGATCAAGGCGGTGATGAACGAGGTCCGCCGGGCCAAGAACACGATCCTGTTCATCGACGAGCTCCACACGCTTGTCGGAGCGGGCGGCGCCGAGGGGGCGATCGACGCCTCCAACGTCCTCAAGCCGGCGCTGGCCCGCGGCGAGATCCAGTGCATCGGCGCCACCACGCTCGACGAATACCGCAAGTACATCGAGAAGGACTCGGCCCTCGACCGCAGGTTCCAGATCATCATGATCGAGCCGGCGACGAAGGAGGAGGCCGTGGAGATCCTCAAGGGGCTCCGCGACCGCTACGAGAGCCACCACCGGGTGTCGATCAGCGACGCCGCCCTGGAGGCGGCCGTCGATCTCTCCAGCCGCTACATCACCGGCCGCTGTCTCCCCGACAAGGCGATCGACGTCATCGACGAGGCCGGTGCCCGCGTCCGCCTCAAGGCGATGACCAAGCCGCCAGACCTCAAGGAGATCGACGAGGAGGTCGAGCGGCTCAACAAGGAGAAGGAAGAGGCGGTCGCCAACCAGGACTTCGAGAAGGCCGCGGCCCTGCGCGACCAGGCCGACAAGCTCAAGAAGAAGAAGCAGTCGATGACCCGCGACTGGCGGGACAAGAGCCGCGAGGCAGACGGCGTCGTCGACGAGGAGGTCGTGGCCGAGGTGGTGTCGCGGATGACCGGCATCCCGCTGACACGGATGAGCACCGAGGACCAGCAGCGGCTGATGGGGATGGAGGGGGAGCTCCACAAGAAGGTCATCGGTCAGGACGCGGCCATCAGGAGCATCTCCAAGGCGGTCCGGCGCAGCCGCTCCGGGCTCAAGGACCCGAAGCGGCCGATCGGCTCCTTCGTGTTCGCCGGGCCGACCGGCGTGGGCAAGACGCTGCTCGCCAAGGCCCTCGCGCAGTTCATGTTCGGCGACGCCGACGCGCTCATCCAGATCGACATGAGCGAGTACATGGAGAAGCACAACGTCAGCCGGCTGATCGGCGCGCCGCCGGGCTACGTCGGCTTCGAGGAGGGGGGGCAACTGACGGAGAAGATCCGGCGCCGGCCCTATGCCGTCGTCCTGCTCGACGAGATCGAGAAGGCCCATCCCGACGTCTTCAACATGCTTCTCCAGGTGATGGAGGAGGGGCGGCTCACCGACTCGTTCGGCCGCAACGTCGACTTCCGCAACACGATCATCATCATGACGACGAACGCCGGCGCCGAGGCGATCAAGAACGAGTCGGCGTTCGGCTTCCAGAAGCCCGACGGCGACGCCAGCTACGACAGCATGAAGGGCCGCGTCAACGAGCGGATCGAGAAGGTCTTCCGGCCGGAGTTCCTCAACCGCCTCGACGACGTGATCGTGTTTCACCACCTCACGGTCGAGGACCTCAAGCAGGTCATCGACATCGAGCTGGCGAAGGTCCGCGAGCGGCTCGGCGAGCGCGGCCTGAAGCTGGAGCTGACCGACGAGGCGAAGAAGTTGCTCATCAAGAAGGGCTCCGACACCGACTTCGGCGCCCGGCCGCTGCGTCGGGCCCTGGAAAACTTCATCGAGGACCCGGTCTCCGAGGAGCTCCTCAAGGGGGAGTTCGCCGGCAAGGACACGATCCAGGTGGACTGCGTCGAGGTGGCGGGCAAGAAACAGCTCGTCTTCAAGGGCCTCGTCACGGCCGAGCCTGTGGCCGCCGCCGGTCCCGAGGCCGCATCCTCCTGA
- the lpxB gene encoding lipid-A-disaccharide synthase, with protein MRVFVSAGEPSGDHHAAVLVRALRDRQPDVECVGLGGPQMEIAGCRLVADMTRLAVMWFLRVIVNIHRFVELARRAERSFLDARPDVCVLVDFPGFHWWLAWRAKRHGIPVVFYCPPQVWAWAQWRVRKMHRLVDRVFAALPFEHDWFVAQGLQSTLVGHPFFDEPVIVAGGLEPQDTRPLVLLLPGSRGQEIEGVLGTLLNAATRVRGTVPDCRLAVGALHERHARRIEEMIAAHPAAPALGIEVHAGRTAELIATASAAIACSGSVSLELLAARVPTVIVYRIGGLAYVVQSWLRRARFITLVNLLACRDPVGPVRPVYRPPATVPRADPEAVYPEYLTVQDPAPEVAAHVTEWLVDPAARAHVIDRLEAVAATVVQPGSAARAAAAVLEIARPAAPRALRPRRRAA; from the coding sequence ATGCGCGTCTTCGTCTCGGCGGGCGAGCCCTCGGGTGACCATCATGCCGCGGTCCTCGTGCGCGCCCTCCGGGACCGGCAGCCCGACGTGGAGTGCGTCGGCCTCGGCGGGCCGCAGATGGAGATTGCAGGCTGCCGCCTCGTGGCCGACATGACGCGGCTGGCCGTGATGTGGTTCCTGCGCGTGATCGTCAACATCCACCGCTTCGTCGAGCTCGCCCGCCGCGCCGAGCGCAGCTTCCTCGATGCCCGGCCCGACGTCTGCGTGCTCGTCGACTTCCCCGGCTTCCACTGGTGGCTCGCCTGGCGGGCGAAGCGGCACGGCATCCCGGTCGTGTTCTACTGCCCGCCGCAGGTCTGGGCCTGGGCACAGTGGCGGGTCCGCAAGATGCACCGGCTCGTCGATCGGGTCTTCGCGGCGCTCCCCTTCGAGCACGACTGGTTCGTCGCCCAGGGCCTGCAGAGCACGCTCGTCGGCCATCCGTTCTTCGACGAGCCGGTCATCGTGGCCGGCGGACTGGAGCCGCAGGACACCCGGCCGCTGGTGCTCCTCCTGCCGGGCTCGCGCGGGCAGGAGATCGAGGGCGTGCTCGGCACGCTCCTCAACGCGGCGACGCGTGTTCGCGGCACGGTGCCCGACTGCCGGCTGGCCGTCGGCGCGCTGCACGAGCGGCATGCGCGGCGGATCGAGGAGATGATCGCGGCGCACCCCGCCGCCCCGGCCCTCGGCATCGAGGTGCATGCCGGTCGCACGGCTGAGCTGATCGCCACGGCCAGCGCGGCGATCGCCTGCTCGGGGTCGGTGTCGCTGGAACTGCTCGCCGCCCGGGTGCCGACGGTGATCGTGTACCGCATCGGTGGCCTGGCTTACGTCGTGCAGAGCTGGTTGCGCCGCGCCCGGTTCATCACCCTCGTCAACCTGCTCGCCTGCCGCGATCCGGTGGGGCCGGTGCGTCCCGTCTACCGGCCGCCGGCGACGGTGCCCCGCGCCGATCCCGAGGCCGTCTACCCCGAGTACCTCACCGTCCAGGATCCGGCGCCGGAGGTGGCTGCGCACGTCACGGAGTGGCTCGTCGATCCGGCGGCACGGGCCCACGTCATCGACCGCCTCGAGGCGGTCGCGGCGACCGTGGTGCAGCCCGGGTCGGCCGCGCGGGCCGCTGCGGCCGTGCTGGAGATCGCCCGGCCGGCGGCTCCACGAGCGCTGCGGCCGCGTCGCCGGGCGGCCTGA
- the ybhE gene encoding 3-carboxymuconate cyclase, producing the protein MPSIHTLAAMVTVALIGVPSAVPAAEHLVWFGTYTGAGTKSDGIYVSRFDDQTGTFGPVELAAKTTTPSFIALHPTLPVLYAACEFVGKVEAFTIDEATGKLAAKGHAAVWACHLSVTPSGSALLAAGGGVACLSLANDGGLGAVATLQHNAPAGVRAKSFPHSAYPTPDGRFAVACDMHFDRVFVHSLDAAKPALAPHGEVALPAGSGPRHFAFHPGGRHGYALNQTKATVTAFTFDADAGTLAEVQTISTLPEGSTDKCASAEIALHPSGRFLYASNRGPDTIAMYAVDATTGRLTFLGVEPIRGKEPRNFAIAPGGRFLLAAGQHSASVTVFAIDPDNGTLSFTGKQVDVPTPTCIRFRPAE; encoded by the coding sequence ATGCCGTCCATCCACACCCTGGCTGCCATGGTGACGGTCGCGCTCATCGGCGTCCCGTCCGCCGTTCCGGCCGCCGAGCATCTGGTCTGGTTCGGCACCTACACCGGCGCGGGCACGAAGTCGGACGGGATCTACGTCTCCCGCTTCGACGACCAGACGGGCACCTTCGGCCCAGTGGAACTCGCGGCCAAGACGACGACGCCCTCGTTCATCGCCCTGCACCCGACGCTCCCGGTGCTCTACGCGGCCTGCGAGTTCGTCGGCAAGGTGGAGGCGTTCACAATCGACGAGGCGACCGGGAAACTGGCGGCGAAGGGCCACGCGGCGGTCTGGGCCTGCCACCTCTCCGTCACGCCCAGCGGGTCCGCCCTGCTCGCCGCAGGCGGGGGAGTCGCCTGCCTGTCGCTCGCGAACGACGGCGGCCTCGGTGCCGTCGCAACGCTCCAGCACAACGCTCCCGCCGGCGTCCGGGCCAAGTCGTTTCCCCACTCCGCCTATCCGACGCCGGACGGCCGGTTCGCCGTCGCCTGCGACATGCACTTCGACCGCGTCTTCGTCCACTCGCTCGACGCGGCCAAGCCCGCCCTCGCGCCCCACGGCGAGGTCGCGCTGCCGGCCGGCAGCGGACCGCGGCACTTCGCCTTCCACCCCGGCGGCCGCCATGGCTACGCGTTGAACCAGACCAAGGCCACCGTCACGGCGTTCACGTTCGACGCCGATGCCGGCACGCTCGCCGAAGTGCAGACGATCTCCACGCTGCCGGAGGGATCGACCGACAAGTGCGCCAGCGCCGAGATCGCGCTCCATCCCTCCGGTCGGTTCCTGTACGCGTCGAACCGCGGCCCCGACACGATCGCGATGTACGCGGTGGACGCGACGACAGGCAGACTGACGTTCCTCGGCGTCGAGCCGATCCGGGGCAAGGAGCCACGGAACTTCGCCATCGCCCCCGGCGGCCGCTTCCTCCTCGCCGCCGGGCAGCACTCGGCGAGCGTGACGGTGTTCGCCATCGATCCCGACAACGGCACGTTGTCGTTCACGGGGAAACAGGTGGACGTGCCCACGCCCACCTGCATCCGCTTCCGGCCAGCGGAGTGA
- a CDS encoding peptidase yields MLAEPPETGADWSFTLFGIRVRVSAWFWAAAGLLGWNVCQSIAQGDQRMLLQLLVIWVGVVFASILVHEFGHALAYRFFGQDARVVLYHFGGLAIPSAWGRHRHLRPAQRLLVSAAGPVAQLVLAALVITGLRAAGLFVPFPLESIGARLGFYDGRPFASPYGYAVCDFLLSVNILWPLLNLVPVPPLDGGQIVREGLLALDVADGQRIASIIGVVVGAAVAVWGYTRNEPYLGIMFALLAASCFQSLSAGPPPWRRWN; encoded by the coding sequence ATGCTAGCCGAACCACCGGAGACCGGTGCCGACTGGAGTTTCACCCTCTTCGGCATCCGCGTCCGCGTCTCGGCCTGGTTCTGGGCGGCGGCCGGCCTGCTGGGGTGGAACGTCTGCCAGTCGATTGCCCAGGGCGACCAGCGGATGCTCCTGCAGTTGCTCGTGATCTGGGTCGGCGTGGTGTTCGCTTCGATCCTCGTCCACGAGTTCGGCCATGCGCTCGCCTACCGGTTCTTCGGCCAGGACGCGCGGGTTGTGCTCTACCATTTCGGCGGCCTGGCGATTCCGAGTGCCTGGGGCCGGCACCGGCACCTCCGGCCGGCACAGCGGCTGCTCGTGTCCGCGGCGGGCCCGGTGGCGCAACTGGTTCTTGCCGCGTTGGTTATCACCGGGCTCCGCGCCGCCGGCCTGTTCGTGCCGTTCCCGCTGGAGTCGATCGGCGCCCGGCTCGGCTTCTATGACGGTCGGCCGTTCGCATCTCCCTATGGTTACGCCGTCTGCGACTTCCTCCTCTCCGTCAACATCCTCTGGCCGCTCCTGAACCTCGTGCCGGTGCCGCCGCTCGACGGCGGCCAGATCGTGCGCGAGGGCCTGCTCGCCCTCGACGTCGCCGATGGCCAGCGGATCGCCTCGATCATCGGCGTCGTGGTCGGTGCCGCCGTGGCCGTCTGGGGCTACACGCGAAACGAGCCCTATCTCGGGATCATGTTCGCGCTGCTGGCGGCCTCCTGCTTCCAGTCGCTGTCGGCCGGGCCGCCACCGTGGCGGCGCTGGAATTGA
- a CDS encoding L-fuconate dehydratase: MATTITALDVHDLRFPTSRELDGSDAMNPDPDYSAAYCVLRTTGGGPEGHGFTFTIGRGNELCCRAIEALRPLVVGQSLEGIAADMAGFWRRITGDSQLRWVGPEKGVIHMATGAVVNAVWDLLAKRAGKPLWRLLAEMTPEELVACIDFRYITDALTPAEALAMLARLAPSRAERIAHLEAEGYPAYTTSAGWLGYSDDKLRDLCRRGLAAGWDCFKIKVGRDRADDIRRCRIIRDEIGPHRRMMVDANQVWDVPQAIEWMRHLAEFRPWFIEEPTSPDDILGHAAIARAVAPILVATGEHCANRVMFKQFMQAGAIGVCQIDSCRIGGVNEILAVILMAAKFGIPVCPHAGGVGLCEYVQHLSIFDYVCASGTLENRLTEHAGHLHEHFKDPIRMRNGRYLPPTMPGYSAEMWPRSIADHEFPGGSVWRDAAAT; the protein is encoded by the coding sequence ATGGCGACCACGATCACCGCACTCGACGTTCACGACCTGCGGTTCCCCACGTCTCGGGAACTCGACGGCTCCGATGCCATGAACCCCGACCCGGACTATTCCGCGGCCTACTGCGTGCTGCGCACGACCGGGGGCGGACCGGAGGGGCACGGCTTCACGTTCACGATCGGCCGCGGCAACGAGCTCTGCTGCCGGGCGATCGAGGCCCTCCGACCGCTGGTCGTCGGCCAGTCGCTGGAGGGGATCGCCGCCGACATGGCCGGCTTCTGGCGCCGGATCACCGGCGACAGCCAGCTGCGCTGGGTCGGCCCCGAGAAGGGGGTGATCCACATGGCGACCGGCGCCGTCGTCAACGCGGTCTGGGACCTGCTGGCGAAGCGGGCGGGCAAGCCGCTGTGGCGGCTGCTGGCGGAGATGACGCCTGAGGAGCTCGTCGCCTGCATCGACTTCCGCTACATCACCGACGCCCTGACGCCGGCGGAGGCACTGGCGATGCTCGCCCGGCTCGCCCCGTCCCGCGCCGAGCGGATCGCCCATCTGGAGGCCGAGGGCTACCCTGCCTACACCACCTCCGCCGGCTGGCTCGGCTACTCCGATGACAAGCTCCGCGACCTCTGCCGGCGCGGGCTCGCCGCCGGCTGGGACTGCTTCAAGATCAAGGTCGGCCGCGACCGCGCCGACGACATCCGCCGCTGCCGGATCATCCGCGACGAGATCGGCCCGCATCGGCGCATGATGGTCGATGCCAACCAGGTCTGGGACGTGCCGCAGGCGATCGAGTGGATGCGGCATCTCGCCGAGTTCCGCCCGTGGTTCATCGAGGAGCCGACGAGCCCCGACGACATCCTCGGCCATGCCGCGATCGCCAGGGCCGTGGCCCCGATCCTCGTCGCCACGGGGGAGCACTGTGCCAACCGGGTGATGTTCAAGCAGTTCATGCAGGCGGGCGCGATCGGCGTCTGCCAGATCGACAGCTGCCGGATCGGCGGCGTGAACGAGATCCTGGCGGTGATCCTCATGGCGGCGAAGTTCGGCATCCCGGTCTGCCCGCACGCCGGCGGCGTCGGCCTCTGCGAGTACGTGCAGCACCTCTCGATCTTCGACTACGTCTGCGCCAGCGGCACGCTGGAGAACCGGCTCACGGAGCATGCCGGCCACCTCCACGAGCATTTCAAGGACCCGATCCGGATGCGGAACGGCCGTTACCTGCCGCCGACGATGCCCGGCTACAGCGCGGAGATGTGGCCGCGGTCGATCGCGGACCACGAGTTTCCCGGCGGCAGCGTCTGGCGCGACGCGGCCGCGACCTGA
- the thiE gene encoding thiamine-phosphate synthase: protein MQDREFHEHPAAAGNAGIWRSIDASANRAGEALRVLEDVVRFALDDERLTALAKNLRHDLAGLLATGSLRFRAAARDVSGDVGAGIEAAAALRRASVADLVAANAARAGQALRSLAEAAAVVVPETAAGFERLRYRLYDLERDALAAASAHERLAGVNLCVLVDGRRDAAAFASLVEALFEAGVHMIQLRDKALGVPALVERARAAVAIARRRVAGTGKRPLVIVNDRADVTAAVGADGVHTGADDLPTTLARRVIGPGGLLGRTAHDLAEAHAAAGAGADYLGIGPCFPSATKAFGAFAPRGFLEQVARTIALPSYAIGGITLDRLDELAALGIRRVAVGSAVTAAADPAAAARALIERLEHRAAARLGG from the coding sequence ATGCAAGACAGGGAATTTCACGAACACCCGGCCGCGGCCGGAAACGCTGGCATCTGGCGGTCGATCGACGCGTCCGCCAACCGGGCAGGTGAGGCCCTGCGGGTCCTCGAGGACGTGGTCCGGTTCGCTCTCGACGACGAACGGCTGACGGCACTCGCCAAGAACCTGCGGCACGATCTGGCGGGCCTGCTCGCGACCGGATCCCTGCGGTTTCGGGCTGCGGCCCGCGATGTCTCGGGGGACGTGGGCGCGGGCATCGAGGCCGCCGCGGCCCTGCGTCGCGCGTCGGTCGCCGACCTGGTCGCGGCCAACGCCGCCCGCGCCGGCCAGGCCCTGCGGAGCCTCGCCGAAGCGGCGGCGGTCGTGGTGCCGGAGACGGCGGCCGGGTTCGAGCGGCTCCGCTACCGGCTCTACGACCTGGAACGCGACGCGCTCGCCGCCGCCAGCGCGCACGAGCGGCTCGCGGGGGTGAACCTCTGCGTGCTCGTCGATGGCCGGCGGGATGCCGCGGCGTTCGCGTCACTCGTGGAGGCGCTCTTCGAGGCCGGCGTGCACATGATCCAGCTCCGCGACAAGGCGCTCGGCGTTCCGGCACTCGTGGAGCGGGCCCGGGCGGCCGTGGCGATCGCCCGGCGGCGCGTCGCAGGCACGGGGAAGCGACCGCTGGTCATCGTCAACGACCGGGCGGATGTCACGGCGGCGGTCGGAGCCGATGGCGTCCACACCGGCGCCGACGACCTGCCGACGACGCTCGCGCGTCGCGTGATCGGCCCGGGCGGGCTGCTCGGCCGCACGGCCCACGATCTGGCGGAGGCCCACGCGGCGGCCGGCGCAGGCGCCGACTACCTCGGCATCGGGCCCTGCTTTCCCTCCGCGACGAAGGCTTTTGGAGCGTTCGCGCCGCGCGGGTTCCTGGAGCAGGTCGCCCGGACGATCGCGCTGCCGTCCTATGCGATCGGAGGCATCACGCTCGACCGACTCGACGAACTCGCCGCGCTCGGCATCCGCCGGGTGGCGGTCGGGTCCGCGGTCACCGCCGCGGCCGACCCGGCCGCTGCCGCCCGGGCGCTGATCGAGCGTCTCGAGCACCGCGCGGCCGCGCGGCTCGGCGGGTAG